TGGCGCACGTCGTAGAGCGCCAGCGTCTCGGACGTGTCCTGCAGCAGGTCGAGGATGTCGTCCATCGCGTTGATCAGCGAGTGGATCTGCTCGCGGTCGATCGGCGTGATGAAGGTCTTGTGCAACAGCCGGTTCACCTCGGCGGTGATCTTGTCGGCCGCGTGCTCGGCGCCATCGACTTCGGCGGCGTACTTCTCGCGCAGGATGGCGTCACCGTAGTTCTGGATCAGTGACTGGAAGGCGCGCGAGCCGGCAACGATGGCCTCCGCGTGGGCGTTGAAGAGCGCGAAGAAGTTGCCTTCGCGCGGCAGCAGCTTGCCGAAAAGCATGGACACTCCGATGGGGGAGGAACTCGTGCCGTTTCCCGCAGATCGCTGCCCCTGGCAGCGGATTCATCGAAACGCCATGAATTCGTCACATTCTGAAGCCCGCGAGTTTAGCCGCTCCGTGCGGCGTTCCGCGGCAAGACGAGCCCTCGATCCAGGCGCTCGATCGGTTGGTCCACCACCTGAGCCAGAAGGGTCTCGACCGGCCCTTGGCCAGGCCACAGCAGCCCCGGCGCCAGTTCCGCCAGCGGCAGCAACACGAAGGCCCGCAGGTGCCCCCGCGGATGCGGCAGCGTCAGGCGGGGCCCGTCCAGCCGCAGGTCCGCGATGCACAGCAGGTCCAGATCGAGCGTGCGCGGCGCGTTGCGGTA
The Sphaerotilus microaerophilus DNA segment above includes these coding regions:
- a CDS encoding DUF47 domain-containing protein — protein: MLFGKLLPREGNFFALFNAHAEAIVAGSRAFQSLIQNYGDAILREKYAAEVDGAEHAADKITAEVNRLLHKTFITPIDREQIHSLINAMDDILDLLQDTSETLALYDVRHVTEEVNRLADLSVKCCERVAHAVSLLSQLSKHAVAEATVKTCAEIDSLESDADRVMRSAMSKLFREEADIRELIKLKAIYEQLESITDKCEDVANLIEGIVLENS